In a single window of the Tigriopus californicus strain San Diego chromosome 2, Tcal_SD_v2.1, whole genome shotgun sequence genome:
- the LOC131892702 gene encoding asparagine--tRNA ligase, cytoplasmic-like isoform X1, whose translation MTHPTALLYTYPNNVRALKIELARAYSPEAPPLQLVPDFTWGVTDQPPEFRARFPAGRVPALVVPPHTGTAGSPVERTLDESQAIAYYFASEELRGGSDPLDRAQVLGWMFYCESELWPGVAQGVYHHLGLISSQVMSLEVRRTGLDRLSRELTRLDQHLRSRTFWVGHGLTLADFSVFACLHLLFSHPPADLDLSAELRPHLQRWYDTVWHQPRVAQVLSGYDLSLGSSSSVTDTAIMAAETRVQEAQDQLAQTSLTEAIYTSEQRGSDELGEGTFKVPYQTIMQAMKRFGREPFPIIYQDAKPDSEAAKEGKLYDVVAKSQIKKMTKLWQQDVRKAAEKAKKDAEAVEAQRKKAEEAKKVTITEDMSLPKPVRAKIRSLEPLREQRVLVYGWVHRLRRQGKNLIFITLRDGTGFLQCVLNGDLCQTYDAVMLSTESTIAIKGTLCPVPEGKTAPGGHELNADYWELIGSAPPGGADALLNEDSLPDVQLDNRHIMIRGENTSKVLKMRSVIVQCFRDHFFDRGYFEATPPTLVQTQVEGGATLFELDYYGEKAYLTQSSQLYLETVMPAMGDVFCFAQSYRAEQSRTRRHLAEYTHLEAECPFINFTDLLDRLEDLVTDVVDRVLKSPHGHLVHELNPDFKAPKKPFRRMKYVDAIQWLKDNNVRKEDGTFYEVGEDIPESPERLMTDKIGEPIMLHSFPAHIKSFYMQKHKDDPYYTESVDILMPNVGEIVGGSMRMDNQEELMKAYEKEGLDPAPYYWYTDQRKFGTCEHGGYGLGVERFICWLLNRYHIREVCLYPRFTGRCQP comes from the exons ATGACCCACCCCACGGCCTTACTCTATACTTATCCCAACAATGTCCGCGCTCTCAAGATCGAACTGGCGCGAGCTTATTCGCCGGAGGCGCCGCCACTCCAACTCGTCCCCGATTTCACTTGGGGTGTTACCGATCAGCCACCCGAATTCCGGGCCCGCTTTCCGGCCGGCCGTGTTCCGGCCTTGGTGGTGCCCCCCCATACTGGGACGGCGGGTTCGCCCGTCGAGCGCACTTTGGATGAGAGCCAGGCCATTGCGTATTATTTCGCTTCGGAGGAACTTCGGGGCGGGTCGGATCCGCTGGATCGAGCTCAGGTCTTGGGCTGGATGTTCTATTGCGAGTCGGAGTTGTGGCCCGGCGTAGCGCAAGGCGTGTACCACCACTTGGGTTTGATATCGAGCCAGGTGATGAGTCTGGAGGTGCGGCGAACGGGATTAGATCGTCTCAGCCGTGAATTAACGCGATTGGATCAGCATCTCCGGAGTCGCACTTTCTGGGTGGGCCATGGCCTGACTTTAGCCGATTTCAGTGTCTTTGCTTGTCTCCACCTTTTGTTCAGCCACCCCCCGGCCGATCTAGACCTATCGGCCGAGCTCAGGCCCCACCTCCAACGGTGGTATGATACGGTCTGGCATCAGCCTCGGGTGGCTCAAGTGTTGAGCGGCTACGATCTGAGCCTGGGATCGTCGAGCTCGGTGACCG ACACCGCGATCATGGCTGCCGAAACTAGGGTCCAAGAGGCCCAAGACCAATTGGCCCAGACCTCGTTGACGGAGGCCATCTATACCTCGGAGCAGCGTGGGTCCGATGAACTGGGTGAGGGCACCTTCAAGGTCCCTTATCAGACCATCATGCAAGCCATGAAGCGATTTGGTCGTGAGCCCTTCCCCATCATTTACCAAGATGCCAAGCCCGATTCCGAGGCGGCCAAGGAAG GCAAGTTGTATGATGTGGTGGCCAAGTCTCAAATCAAGAAGATGACCAAGCTCTGGCAACAAGACGTGAGGAAAGCGGCCGAGAAGGCGAAAAAAGACGCCGAAGCCGTAGAAGCCCAACGAAAGAAGGCCGAGGAGGCCAAAAAGGTCACCATCACTGAAGATATGTCCCTGCCCAAGCCCGTTAGGGCCAAGATTCGGAGCCTAGAGCCTCTGCGTGAGCAACGTGTTTTGGTCTACGGATGGGTGCACCGGCTCCGCCGACAAGGCAAGAACTTGATCTTCATCACCCTTCGTGATGGAACGGGCTTCTTGCAATGTGTTTTGAACGGCGACCTCTGCCAGACCTACGACGCAGTCATGTTGAGCACCGAGTCCACG ATTGCCATCAAAGGCACATTGTGTCCTGTTCCCGAGGGCAAGACGGCTCCAGGAGGACACGAATTGAACGCCGATTACTGGGAATTGATTGGAAGCGCCCCACCCGGTGGAGCTGATGCTCTCTTGAACGAGGATTCTCTGCCGGATGTGCAATTGGATAACCGTCACATTATGATCCGTGGGGAGAATACCTCCAAG GTGTTAAAGATGCGCTCAGTGATTGTCCAATGCTTCCGAGACCACTTCTTTGACCGGGGCTATTTTGAAGCCACACCACCTACCTTGGTCCAAACCCAAGTTGAGGGTGGGGCCACTTTGTTCGAGTTAGATTACTACGGTGAAAAGGCCTATTTGACGCAGTCGTCCCAGCTCTATCTGGAGACCGTGATGCCAGCCATGGGCGATGTCTTCTGTTTTGCTCAATCTTATCGTGCAGAACAA TCTCGAACCCGACGGCATTTGGCCGAGTACACGCATTTGGAGGCCGAATGCCCTTTCATCAACTTCACCGACCTCTTGGATCGTTTGGAAGATTTGGTGACGGACGTCGTGGATCGGGTTCTCAAGTCTCCCCATGGCCATCTAGTTCATGAACTCAACCCTGACTTCAAGGCCCCCAA GAAGCCTTTCCGTCGAATGAAATATGTAGATGCCATTCAATGGTTGAAGGATAACAACGTCCGCAAAGAGGATGGGACTTTCTACGAAGTGGGTGAAGATATCCCGGAGAGCCCTGAGCGTTTGATGACCGACAAGATTGGCGAGCCCATCATGTTGCATAG CTTTCCCGCGCACATCAAATCGTTTTACATGCAAAAGCACAAGGACGATCCGTACTACACCGAATCTGTGGATATTTTAATGCCCAACGTGGGAGAGATCGTCGGAGGCTCCATGCGTATGGATAATCAAGAGGAGTTGATGAAGGCCTACGAAAAAGAGGGATTGGACCCGGCCCCCTACTATTGGTACACTGATCAGCGAAAATTTGGCACTTGCGAACACGGTGGATACGGTTTGGGCGTGGAGAGGTTCATTTGTTGGCTCCTCAACCGGTATCACATTCGAGAAGTGTGCTTGTACCCTCGTTTCACCGGACGATGCCAGCCGTAG
- the LOC131893142 gene encoding uncharacterized protein LOC131893142, with protein MTLTNFSVSENMFWRFQCFSHIFFLFSAIVFISVSSGITQISEECLRLPVENCTLTTLTPAKASTEARRTLDVLTSRRCRAYARSIASSTLVCLYGLSLALYSTFSLIINASCGFVRRMVKFHLAFNVVEGVLALANLVAISIFDFAVHSYTVLLQYVQAEADSTTLKTSPFDPCARDLEHILVQTCMPCVIVFLVINILIHACNPIVINHLTGFNVDFRRLVTSRVIIPELDFPDASRPRLPSHRHFPSSPIIMDNRLQRGIFD; from the exons ATGACTTTGACGAATTTCTCGGTGTCCGAAAACATGTTTTGGCGGTTTCAATGCTTTTCCCACATCTTCTTTCTGTTCTCGGCCATTGTGTTCATCAGCGTGTCATCCGGAATCACGCAGATCAGCGAGGAATGCCTCCGCTTGCCCGTGGAGAATTGCACGCTAACCACCCTTACACCGGCCAAAGCGTCGACAGAGGCTCGTCGTACCTTGGATGTGCTAACTTCCCGTCGATGTCGGGCCTATGCCAGATCTATCGCCTCTAGTACACTGGTCTGTCTTTACGGACTCTCCTTGGCCCTATATTCCACATTTAGCCTAATCATCAACGCTTCTTGCGG ATTCGTCCGACGTATGGTCAAGTTCCATTTGGCTTTCAACGTGGTCGAGGGCGTTTTGGCATTGGCTAATTTGGTAGCGATCAGCATATTCGATTTTGCCGTGCACTCCTATACGGTTTTATTGCAATATGTTCAAGCCGAGGCTGACTCGACGACTTTGAAGACCTCGCCTTTTGATCCTTGCGCCCGAGACCTAGAACATATCTTGGTACAGACTTGCATGCCTTGCGTGATCGTGTTCCTGGTCATCAACATTCTGATCCATGCGTGCAATCCCATTGTGATCAACCACTTGACGGGCTTCAACGTAGATTTCCGACGTTTGGTCACCTCTCGGGTGATCATTCCGGAACTGGACTTTCCCGATGCGAGCCGACCACGCTTGCCCTCCCATCGACATTTCCCTAGCTCGCCCATCATTATGGACAATCGTTTGCAGCGtggcatttttgattga
- the LOC131892783 gene encoding zinc finger protein 474-like produces the protein MPVTCYICGRDFGTKSIKIHIPNCEKKWDNEQEKLPKKERRPVPQAPQNFDKVLSGEISAPKQLQEYNEQAFNDFNTKSLQECPNCGRTFLPKPLEIHSRSCKPKETRLKPAAPRKSKRSQDRRNDPSPRPETLKTKTPPTPDHSDLHTPTKEELIELIQRDKTFDSPQMRRKLMARIQDLIL, from the coding sequence ATGCCTGTGACTTGCTATATCTGTGGGCGAGATTTTGGCACCAAGAGCATCAAGATTCATATACCCAATTGCGAGAAAAAGTGGGACAATGAACAAGAGAAACTACCCAAGAAAGAGCGAAGACCTGTGCCCCAAGCCCCTCAAAACTTCGACAAGGTTTTATCGGGAGAGATCAGTGCTCCGAAGCAATTGCAAGAGTACAACGAGCAAGCTTTTAACGATTTCAACACCAAATCTCTTCAAGAATGTCCCAACTGCGGTCGCACATTTCTACCCAAGCCTTTAGAAATCCATTCTCGATCCTGTAAACCCAAAGAGACACGCCTTAAGCCCGCAGCTCCTCGGAAGTCGAAAAGAAGTCAAGACCGTCGGAACGATCCTTCACCACGGCCTGAAACCTTGAAGACGAAGACACCGCCCACTCCAGATCATTCAGATCTTCACACGCCCACAAAAGAAGAGTTGATCGAACTTATTCAACGAGACAAGACCTTTGACTCGCCTCAGATGCGGAGGAAACTTATGGCTCGAATTCAAGATCTAATACTGTGA
- the LOC131892704 gene encoding tumor suppressor candidate 3-like, with protein MMRSHPSGVRWTLAVLGLVWLLAVVPLAIGQTKKKESGKSLDEKVSQLMDLSAKRSVIRLNGNKFRDLVRNAPRNYSMVVMFTALSAQRQCAICKQAHDEFQLVANSYRYSQFYSNKLFFAMVDFDEGPDVFTIMKLNSAPVFMHFPAKGKPKKTDTMDIQRVGFLSESVAKWINERTDINIRVFRPPNYTGTVALLMLFALVAGLLYFRRNNLEFLYNKTAWGLIALVFVFAMCSGQMWNHIRGPPLIHKTPNGNVAYIHGSSQGQFVVETYFVMVLYAAIVTGMILLTDAADGKGDVGKRKILAMVGLALLAFFFSLILSIFRSKAGGYPYSFLLK; from the exons ATGATGAGGAGCCATCCGTCGGGTGTCCGATGGACCCTGGCTGTCCTAGGTCTGGTGTGGTTGTTAGCCGTGGTGCCGTTAGCCATCGGCCagaccaagaagaaggaaTCCGGCAAGAGCCTGGACGAGAAGGTCTCCCAGTTGATGGACTTGTCGGCCAAGCGTTCCGTGATCCGCCTCAACGGCAACAAGTTCCGGGACTTGGTACGCAACGCGCCGCGCAACTACTCCATGGTGGTCATGTTCACGGCCTTGTCGGCGCAACGGCAGTGCGCCATCTGCAAGCAGGCCCACGACGAGTTTCAACTGGTGGCCAACTCCTACCGCTACTCGCAGTTCTACTCCAACAAGCTCTTCTTCGCCATGGTCGACTTTGACGAGGGGCCCGACGTGTTCACG ATCATGAAGCTGAATTCCGCCCCCGTGTTCATGCATTTCCCGGCCAAAGGTAAGCCCAAGAAGACCGACACCATGGACATTCAACGCGTGGGGTTCTTATCCGAGTCCGTGGCCAAGTGGATCAATGAGCGCACCGACATCAACATTCGCGTGTTCCGCCCGCCCAACTACACGGGCACGGTGGCCTTGCTCATGTTGTTCGCCTTGGTGGCCGGACTCTTGTACTTTCGTCGTAACAATCTCGAGTTCCTCTACAACAAGACCGCTTGGGGCTTGATCGCGTTGGTGTTCGTGTTCGCCATGTGCAGTGGACAGATGTGGAACCACATTCGCGGACCTCCGTTAATTCACAAGACGCCCAACGGCAACGTGGCCTACATCCACGGCTCTTCTCAG gGCCAATTCGTGGTCGAGACGTATTTCGTGATGGTTCTCTACGCCGCTATCGTGACCGGGATGATCTTGCTCACGGATGCGGCTGATGGCAAGGGGGATGTGGGCAAGAGGAAGATTTTGGCCATGGTGGGTTTGGCcctcttggcctttttcttctcgctgatcttgtccattttccgGTCGAAAGCCGGCGGCTATCCTTATAGCTTCCTGCTCAAGTAA
- the LOC131892784 gene encoding uncharacterized protein LOC131892784 → MVKGDALYSIGCFEHSLVNYHRALEFVSSKEKGKLVNRISRTELAIVNSVGINNPSCFDDVAGFLANCGANGSLSARDKGTDRALLSELAVDKMYLENLLDQLSKNRGSKCMRRATTETRSAISFLQERTEFWIQNAPKIEKKSMYRVN, encoded by the exons ATGGTTAAGGGAGACGCGCTCTACTCCATTGGATGTTTCGAGCATTCCTTGGTCAACTACCACCGAGCATTGGAGTTTGTTAGCAGTAAA GAAAAAGGCAAGCTCGTGAATCGAATTTCCCGCACGGAGCTGGCGATTGTAAACTCGGTGGGGATTAATAACCCCTCTTGCTTTGATGATGTAGCCGGTTTTTTGGCAAACTGCGGAGCCAACGGATCCTTATCGGCAAGAGACAAA GGCACTGATCGCGCTCTTCTGTCTGAATTGGCTGTAGATAAAATGTATTTGGAGAATCTTTTAGATCAACTCAGTAAAAATCGAGGCTCCAAGTGCATGAGACGAGCCACGACTGAG ACCCGGTCCGCAATTTCGTTCCTGCAAGAACGAACCGAGTTCTGGATTCAAAATGCACCGaaaatcgagaaaaagtcCATGTACCGAGTCAATTAA
- the LOC131892702 gene encoding asparagine--tRNA ligase, cytoplasmic-like isoform X2: MAAETRVQEAQDQLAQTSLTEAIYTSEQRGSDELGEGTFKVPYQTIMQAMKRFGREPFPIIYQDAKPDSEAAKEGKLYDVVAKSQIKKMTKLWQQDVRKAAEKAKKDAEAVEAQRKKAEEAKKVTITEDMSLPKPVRAKIRSLEPLREQRVLVYGWVHRLRRQGKNLIFITLRDGTGFLQCVLNGDLCQTYDAVMLSTESTIAIKGTLCPVPEGKTAPGGHELNADYWELIGSAPPGGADALLNEDSLPDVQLDNRHIMIRGENTSKVLKMRSVIVQCFRDHFFDRGYFEATPPTLVQTQVEGGATLFELDYYGEKAYLTQSSQLYLETVMPAMGDVFCFAQSYRAEQSRTRRHLAEYTHLEAECPFINFTDLLDRLEDLVTDVVDRVLKSPHGHLVHELNPDFKAPKKPFRRMKYVDAIQWLKDNNVRKEDGTFYEVGEDIPESPERLMTDKIGEPIMLHSFPAHIKSFYMQKHKDDPYYTESVDILMPNVGEIVGGSMRMDNQEELMKAYEKEGLDPAPYYWYTDQRKFGTCEHGGYGLGVERFICWLLNRYHIREVCLYPRFTGRCQP, from the exons ATGGCTGCCGAAACTAGGGTCCAAGAGGCCCAAGACCAATTGGCCCAGACCTCGTTGACGGAGGCCATCTATACCTCGGAGCAGCGTGGGTCCGATGAACTGGGTGAGGGCACCTTCAAGGTCCCTTATCAGACCATCATGCAAGCCATGAAGCGATTTGGTCGTGAGCCCTTCCCCATCATTTACCAAGATGCCAAGCCCGATTCCGAGGCGGCCAAGGAAG GCAAGTTGTATGATGTGGTGGCCAAGTCTCAAATCAAGAAGATGACCAAGCTCTGGCAACAAGACGTGAGGAAAGCGGCCGAGAAGGCGAAAAAAGACGCCGAAGCCGTAGAAGCCCAACGAAAGAAGGCCGAGGAGGCCAAAAAGGTCACCATCACTGAAGATATGTCCCTGCCCAAGCCCGTTAGGGCCAAGATTCGGAGCCTAGAGCCTCTGCGTGAGCAACGTGTTTTGGTCTACGGATGGGTGCACCGGCTCCGCCGACAAGGCAAGAACTTGATCTTCATCACCCTTCGTGATGGAACGGGCTTCTTGCAATGTGTTTTGAACGGCGACCTCTGCCAGACCTACGACGCAGTCATGTTGAGCACCGAGTCCACG ATTGCCATCAAAGGCACATTGTGTCCTGTTCCCGAGGGCAAGACGGCTCCAGGAGGACACGAATTGAACGCCGATTACTGGGAATTGATTGGAAGCGCCCCACCCGGTGGAGCTGATGCTCTCTTGAACGAGGATTCTCTGCCGGATGTGCAATTGGATAACCGTCACATTATGATCCGTGGGGAGAATACCTCCAAG GTGTTAAAGATGCGCTCAGTGATTGTCCAATGCTTCCGAGACCACTTCTTTGACCGGGGCTATTTTGAAGCCACACCACCTACCTTGGTCCAAACCCAAGTTGAGGGTGGGGCCACTTTGTTCGAGTTAGATTACTACGGTGAAAAGGCCTATTTGACGCAGTCGTCCCAGCTCTATCTGGAGACCGTGATGCCAGCCATGGGCGATGTCTTCTGTTTTGCTCAATCTTATCGTGCAGAACAA TCTCGAACCCGACGGCATTTGGCCGAGTACACGCATTTGGAGGCCGAATGCCCTTTCATCAACTTCACCGACCTCTTGGATCGTTTGGAAGATTTGGTGACGGACGTCGTGGATCGGGTTCTCAAGTCTCCCCATGGCCATCTAGTTCATGAACTCAACCCTGACTTCAAGGCCCCCAA GAAGCCTTTCCGTCGAATGAAATATGTAGATGCCATTCAATGGTTGAAGGATAACAACGTCCGCAAAGAGGATGGGACTTTCTACGAAGTGGGTGAAGATATCCCGGAGAGCCCTGAGCGTTTGATGACCGACAAGATTGGCGAGCCCATCATGTTGCATAG CTTTCCCGCGCACATCAAATCGTTTTACATGCAAAAGCACAAGGACGATCCGTACTACACCGAATCTGTGGATATTTTAATGCCCAACGTGGGAGAGATCGTCGGAGGCTCCATGCGTATGGATAATCAAGAGGAGTTGATGAAGGCCTACGAAAAAGAGGGATTGGACCCGGCCCCCTACTATTGGTACACTGATCAGCGAAAATTTGGCACTTGCGAACACGGTGGATACGGTTTGGGCGTGGAGAGGTTCATTTGTTGGCTCCTCAACCGGTATCACATTCGAGAAGTGTGCTTGTACCCTCGTTTCACCGGACGATGCCAGCCGTAG
- the LOC131893244 gene encoding guanine nucleotide-binding protein-like 3 homolog, translated as MVSQFIKKRSKRIPTAIRAKAEKKVREHNRKLKKEKRLRPGGFKNKAKKDPGIPNDCPFKEAILQDVAEARRRKQEEKDQRRQILRQRRVDGQGGSLGADNLTDLVQQAQLKAGQHQDREAGHGSEEEEEEEEGAADGLGERSAKAFYKEFAKVVDAADVILQVLDARDPLGTRNASAEQKIRDQGSRKRLVLVLNKADLVPKDNLEAWIRYLRREYPTIAFKSSTQNQGHNLGQSKLKIKPSTIDQLQTSKSVGSDTLMALLANYCRNKDVKTAIRVGVIGYPNVGKSSLINSLKRSRACHVGNTPGVTKVVQEIQIDSKVKLLDSPGMILAAKGQDSAVQNALRNAIKVEELADPVTPVTAILQRCEKRYMQLTYNVGDYQDAHTFLNLVALSLGKLKKGGVPDHVMAARMVLQDWHNGKIKYFTHPPELPTDVHLGAEVVDGFAAEFSLDQLETVEQADMEALPEVLASEAMHVDLATPLQTSADEEASHGPLARVAVIKSPSLAQTKKAKILAKLPQKKVPKSVEEPQNLKKLQKLREKKAKKDRKRRDRVSMELSQGLDSALSTF; from the coding sequence ATGGTGAGCCAGTTCATCAAGAAGCGGAGCAAGCGGATTCCGACCGCCATTCGAGCCAAAGCCGAGAAGAAGGTGCGCGAACACAATCGGAAACTCAAGAAGGAGAAACGACTCCGTCCGGGGGGATTCaagaacaaggccaagaaagatCCGGGCATTCCCAACGACTGTCCCTTCAAGGAGGCCATTCTTCAAGATGTGGCCGAAGCTCGCCGTCGCAAACAGGAGGAGAAGGATCAAAGACGTCAAATTTTGCGGCAACGGCGGGTCGATGGGCAAGGTGGGAGCCTTGGGGCCGACAATCTCACTGATCTGGTCCAGCAGGCCCAACTTAAGGCCGGACAACACCAAGACCGTGAGGCAGGCCACGGctcggaggaggaggaggaggaggaggaaggtgCGGCCGATGGGCTGGGTGAGCGCTCGGCCAAGGCCTTCTACAAGGAATTCGCCAAAGTGGTAGATGCGGCCGATGTCATCTTGCAAGTGCTGGACGCCCGGGATCCCTTGGGCACGCGAAACGCCTCAGCCGAGCAGAAGATCCGAGACCAGGGAAGCCGTAAACGACTCGTGCTCGTGCTGAACAAGGCCGATTTGGTGCCCAAGGACAACCTCGAGGCTTGGATCCGCTATCTTCGTCGGGAGTATCCCACCATTGCCTTCAAATCGTCCACTCAGAATCAAGGCCACAACCTCGGCCAGTCCAAATTGAAGATCAAGCCCAGCACGATCGATCAATTGCAGACCTCCAAGAGCGTGGGCAGTGACACGCTCATGGCCCTGTTGGCCAACTATTGCCGCAACAAAGACGTCAAGACCGCCATCCGCGTGGGCGTGATCGGCTATCCCAACGTGGGCAAGAGCTCGCTCATCAACAGTCTCAAACGGAGTCGGGCTTGTCATGTGGGCAACACGCCCGGCGTGACTAAGGTCGTGCAAGAAATCCAGATCGACAGCAAGGTCAAGCTCTTGGACAGTCCGGGCATGATCCTAGCCGCTAAAGGTCAGGACAGCGCCGTCCAGAACGCGCTCCGAAATGCCATTAAAGTGGAGGAATTAGCCGACCCCGTCACCCCGGTGACCGCCATCTTGCAGCGATGCGAGAAGCGCTACATGCAGTTGACTTACAACGTGGGCGACTACCAGGATGCGCACACCTTCCTCAACTTGGTGGCCTTGTCGTTGGGCAAACTCAAGAAAGGCGGCGTGCCCGACCACGTAATGGCTGCTCGGATGGTGCTCCAGGATTGGCACAATGGCaagatcaaatatttcaccCACCCACCCGAATTGCCCACCGACGTGCATTTGGGCGCTGAAGTGGTGGACGGATTTGCCGCCGAATTCAGTCTTGACCAACTCGAGACCGTGGAGCAGGCTGACATGGAGGCTCTGCCCGAGGTGCTGGCTTCGGAAGCCATGCACGTAGATCTGGCCACGCCCCTTCAAACTAGTGCTGACGAAGAAGCCTCCCACGGGCCACTGGCTCGAGTCGCCGTTATCAAGTCGCCTAGTCTGGCCCAGaccaagaaggccaagattCTGGCTAAGTTGCCGCAGAAGAAAGTCCCCAAGAGTGTCGAAGAGCCACagaacctgaagaaattgcaaaagctGCGggaaaagaaggccaagaaagacCGTAAACGACGAGATCGCGTTTCCATGGAACTGTCCCAGGGCCTTGATTCGGCTCTTTCCACGTTTTAA